In a single window of the Thunnus maccoyii chromosome 7, fThuMac1.1, whole genome shotgun sequence genome:
- the ak4 gene encoding adenylate kinase 4, mitochondrial isoform X1: MAKLFRAAIMGPPGSGKGTISKRIAQSFGLQYLSSGHYLRESIAANTEAGVLVKTYVERGMLVPDHVMTRLMLPRLEQLSGYSWLLDGFPRTLAQALALNNLYQLDLVISLNIPYETLRERLSDRWIHPPSGRVYNMGFNQPRVQGKDDITGEPLIQHDDDKPEALMARLRHYKDVAKPVIDLYKSQGILHSFSGTETDRIWPYINSLLSTKMHPQPLDACQSRTP; the protein is encoded by the exons ATGGCCAAGTTATTCCGAGCTGCTATTATGGGTCCTCCAGGATCAGGGAAAGGAACGATATCCAAAAGGATTGCGCAAAGCTTTGGCCTGCAATATCTGTCCAGTGGACACTATCTACGAGAGAGTATAGCGGCAAATACAG AGGCAGGTGTGTTGGTGAAGACCTACGTAGAAAGAGGCATGTTGGTGCCTGACCATGTGATGACCAGACTGATGCTGCCTAGACTGGAACAACTGAGCGGCTACAGCTGGCTTTTGGATG GTTTTCCCCGGACACTCGCACAGGCCCTGGCCCTGAACAATTTGTATCAGCTCGACTTGGTCATCAGCCTCAACATCCCCTACGAGACTTTGAGGGAGAGACTGAGTGACCGATGGATCCACCCGCCCAGTGGCAGAGTCTACAACATGGGCTTCAACCAGCCACGAGTCCAG GGTAAggatgacatcactggtgaGCCACTAATTCAGCATGACGATGATAAGCCAGAAGCCCTGATGGCCAGACTGAGACACTACAAAGATGTGGCCAAGCCTGTCATAGACTTGTACAA GTCACAAGGAATTCTGCACTCATTTTCTGGTACAGAAACAGACCGGATTTGGCCTTATATCAACTCTCTTCTCAGCACCAAGATGCACCCACAGCCATTAGATGCCTGCCAATCCCGGACGCCCTGA
- the ak4 gene encoding adenylate kinase 4, mitochondrial isoform X2, with translation MLVPDHVMTRLMLPRLEQLSGYSWLLDGFPRTLAQALALNNLYQLDLVISLNIPYETLRERLSDRWIHPPSGRVYNMGFNQPRVQGKDDITGEPLIQHDDDKPEALMARLRHYKDVAKPVIDLYKSQGILHSFSGTETDRIWPYINSLLSTKMHPQPLDACQSRTP, from the exons ATGTTGGTGCCTGACCATGTGATGACCAGACTGATGCTGCCTAGACTGGAACAACTGAGCGGCTACAGCTGGCTTTTGGATG GTTTTCCCCGGACACTCGCACAGGCCCTGGCCCTGAACAATTTGTATCAGCTCGACTTGGTCATCAGCCTCAACATCCCCTACGAGACTTTGAGGGAGAGACTGAGTGACCGATGGATCCACCCGCCCAGTGGCAGAGTCTACAACATGGGCTTCAACCAGCCACGAGTCCAG GGTAAggatgacatcactggtgaGCCACTAATTCAGCATGACGATGATAAGCCAGAAGCCCTGATGGCCAGACTGAGACACTACAAAGATGTGGCCAAGCCTGTCATAGACTTGTACAA GTCACAAGGAATTCTGCACTCATTTTCTGGTACAGAAACAGACCGGATTTGGCCTTATATCAACTCTCTTCTCAGCACCAAGATGCACCCACAGCCATTAGATGCCTGCCAATCCCGGACGCCCTGA